A stretch of Spirosoma oryzicola DNA encodes these proteins:
- a CDS encoding VCBS repeat-containing protein, with product MRSLLTRTLLLVVTLAGCTRQTPRFERLDANQTGIDFANTITESDSLNVLEFEYIYNGGGVGVGDFNGDGLSDVFFAGNQVSSKLYLNKGNFKFEDITKQAGVGTTSWCTGVAVADINQDGRQDIYVSTVHPNRDRAVPNLLFLNLGNDANGNPRFRETAQTAGLADSSYSTQATFLDYDRDGDLDVFLLTNALEAFNRNNVIGPRNDGSAKSRDKLFRNDGSSSKVGSGPAVPHFTDVSAQAGLLHEGWGLGVVINDINADGWSDIYVANDFQSNDVWLVNNQNGTFTNRIAETLKHQSHNSMGVDIADINNDGLNDLAVVDMLPDDNLRQKTMFSTIPYDRFQMAQRLGYQTQYVRNVLQLNRGYASDKAGALPLFSDIGYLTGTAATDWSWSALFADLDNDGLRDLLITNGYRKDITDLDFTSYNRDAGTFGTDADRRAQLLKRIEDLEPVYKPNFLFHNKGDGLHFANVAGDWGLNEPSFTNGTAYADFDNDGDLDLVMNNINDPAFIYRNRTIENATDSSTNRFLKLKLAGKPGNREGLGAKIAIWTNGTVRYTEYIRQRGYQSSMESGVHLGLGKAQRIDSLKILWPSGTGQLLKNILTNKTVTLDERSATAQPAAFMQLQPVEKALFTEVSAPLGLSFQHQEDDFVDYKAQQTLLVHKHSQIGPSLAVGDIDGNGLDDIYIGGPAHRGGTFFLQQATSSGKSHFSRKDRPAKEPEETGVLLFDADKDGDLDLYAVHGSTEFGQNEARYQDSLYLNDGKGNFRAAVQSLPNTTSSGSCIVATDFDHDGDLDLFVGGRIKPQRYPEPARSCILRNDSDKGTVRFTDVTDQLAPGLSQAGLICAALWTDVDNDSWPDLLIAGEFMPVSVFKNQQGRRLAAASMPSLEKAVGFWNSLTAGDFDNDGDMDYVAGNLGLNNRFQASDSHPVSVYAADYDKNGTLDPILSFFNGDTEYPIHPRDVLTDQVPSLKKKMTSYATYGKLKLADLLDSDQQQSAIHKRATFTSSAYIENRNGTLVLHTLPIEAQFSPVFGTISTDLNHDGNLDLLLIGNDYANEVLSGWQDAGLGLCLLGDGRGHFKPLSPAQSGFVVDGDAKALATVLLANGKLCHIATQNNGPVRVFTQTNDQTRYRRVKPTEVFTSLKNRRRVEFDWGGGYLSQSSRVVSSEPN from the coding sequence ATGCGCTCATTGCTCACACGAACTCTCTTACTTGTCGTTACACTCGCTGGCTGCACCCGTCAAACACCCCGGTTTGAGCGCTTAGACGCCAATCAGACGGGTATCGATTTTGCCAATACCATTACCGAAAGTGACTCGTTGAACGTACTGGAGTTCGAATACATCTACAATGGCGGGGGCGTTGGCGTCGGCGATTTTAACGGCGACGGGTTGAGCGATGTCTTTTTTGCGGGCAATCAGGTGTCGAGCAAGCTGTATCTTAACAAAGGAAACTTTAAGTTCGAAGACATTACGAAACAAGCGGGTGTCGGCACTACATCCTGGTGCACGGGGGTAGCCGTGGCCGATATAAACCAGGACGGTCGGCAGGATATTTACGTCTCGACGGTTCATCCCAATCGGGACCGGGCCGTTCCTAATCTGCTGTTTCTTAATCTGGGCAATGACGCCAATGGCAATCCCCGTTTTCGGGAAACCGCACAAACAGCGGGATTAGCCGACTCCAGCTACTCGACGCAGGCGACTTTCCTGGATTACGACCGCGATGGTGACCTTGACGTTTTTCTACTGACCAATGCGCTGGAAGCGTTTAACCGAAACAACGTGATAGGCCCTCGCAACGACGGCTCGGCCAAAAGTCGGGACAAGCTATTTCGCAACGATGGTTCTTCGAGCAAGGTAGGCTCTGGTCCGGCTGTCCCGCATTTTACCGATGTTTCGGCGCAGGCAGGTTTACTACACGAAGGCTGGGGACTAGGCGTCGTGATCAACGACATAAACGCAGACGGCTGGTCTGACATTTATGTCGCCAATGATTTCCAGTCCAACGACGTCTGGCTCGTCAACAATCAAAACGGCACGTTTACCAACCGGATAGCGGAAACGCTCAAGCACCAGAGTCATAATAGCATGGGTGTTGATATAGCTGACATCAACAACGACGGTCTGAATGATCTGGCCGTAGTCGATATGCTTCCCGACGATAACTTACGGCAGAAAACCATGTTTTCGACCATTCCGTACGACCGTTTTCAGATGGCGCAACGGCTGGGTTATCAGACGCAGTACGTTCGTAATGTCCTTCAACTCAATCGGGGATATGCATCCGATAAAGCGGGGGCGCTACCTCTTTTCAGTGATATCGGCTACCTGACGGGTACAGCCGCAACCGATTGGAGCTGGAGTGCGCTTTTTGCCGATCTGGACAACGACGGACTTCGTGATTTGCTGATCACAAACGGCTACCGCAAAGACATCACTGACCTAGACTTCACGAGCTACAACCGGGATGCTGGGACATTTGGTACGGATGCCGACCGACGTGCGCAACTTTTGAAGCGAATCGAGGATTTGGAACCCGTTTACAAACCAAATTTCCTGTTCCACAACAAAGGCGATGGCCTCCATTTTGCGAACGTTGCTGGTGATTGGGGGCTGAATGAACCGTCATTTACGAACGGTACGGCCTACGCCGATTTCGATAATGACGGCGATCTGGATCTGGTGATGAATAACATCAACGATCCGGCTTTCATTTATCGCAACAGGACCATCGAAAACGCCACCGACTCGTCAACCAATCGCTTTTTAAAACTAAAACTAGCGGGGAAACCGGGTAATCGGGAAGGCTTAGGTGCTAAAATCGCCATCTGGACAAACGGGACAGTTCGCTACACCGAATACATCCGACAGCGTGGTTATCAATCGTCAATGGAATCGGGCGTTCATCTGGGGTTAGGCAAAGCACAGCGAATCGATTCGCTAAAAATACTATGGCCATCTGGTACCGGTCAGCTACTCAAAAATATATTGACCAACAAAACGGTCACCCTCGACGAACGTTCGGCCACCGCGCAACCAGCCGCATTCATGCAGTTACAGCCTGTCGAGAAAGCTTTATTTACCGAAGTTTCTGCACCACTCGGTTTGTCGTTTCAGCATCAGGAAGACGATTTTGTGGATTATAAAGCCCAGCAAACCTTACTTGTGCACAAGCACTCACAGATTGGTCCAAGCTTAGCGGTAGGCGATATAGACGGCAACGGGCTGGACGATATCTACATTGGGGGACCGGCTCACCGGGGCGGCACTTTCTTTCTGCAACAAGCTACGTCATCTGGCAAAAGTCATTTTTCTCGTAAAGATCGACCGGCGAAAGAACCCGAAGAAACCGGTGTTTTGCTGTTTGACGCCGATAAAGACGGCGACCTCGATTTGTACGCCGTTCACGGTAGCACCGAGTTTGGGCAAAACGAAGCCCGCTATCAGGACAGCCTGTATCTAAACGACGGAAAGGGAAATTTTCGGGCCGCTGTTCAATCATTACCTAACACCACGTCAAGCGGATCGTGTATCGTAGCGACGGACTTCGACCACGACGGCGACCTCGATTTGTTTGTCGGGGGGCGCATAAAACCACAGCGATACCCTGAACCGGCCCGGAGCTGCATTCTCCGCAATGATAGCGATAAGGGTACTGTTCGATTTACTGACGTCACCGACCAGCTAGCGCCTGGGCTTAGTCAGGCCGGATTGATCTGCGCAGCGCTCTGGACAGATGTGGATAACGATTCCTGGCCGGACCTACTGATAGCGGGCGAGTTCATGCCTGTTAGCGTTTTTAAAAATCAGCAAGGTCGCCGGTTGGCAGCTGCGTCCATGCCGTCGCTGGAAAAAGCGGTCGGATTCTGGAATAGCCTGACGGCGGGTGATTTTGATAACGATGGCGACATGGATTACGTAGCGGGCAATTTGGGCCTGAACAATCGCTTTCAGGCATCCGATTCTCACCCGGTATCAGTTTACGCGGCTGATTATGACAAGAATGGTACGCTTGACCCCATCCTGAGTTTTTTCAACGGCGACACCGAATACCCGATTCACCCGCGTGATGTGCTAACCGATCAGGTTCCGTCGTTGAAAAAGAAAATGACGTCCTACGCTACTTACGGCAAACTAAAATTAGCCGACCTGCTGGACAGCGATCAGCAACAATCAGCCATTCATAAACGGGCAACCTTCACATCATCGGCTTACATCGAGAACCGAAACGGAACGCTTGTCCTGCATACGCTGCCTATAGAGGCTCAATTTTCGCCCGTGTTCGGCACTATTTCTACTGACCTTAACCACGATGGTAACCTGGATCTGCTGCTGATCGGCAACGACTACGCCAACGAAGTTTTGTCGGGTTGGCAAGATGCCGGATTGGGGCTATGTCTGCTAGGCGATGGACGTGGTCACTTTAAACCTCTTTCTCCCGCTCAGTCAGGTTTTGTTGTCGATGGAGACGCCAAAGCACTGGCGACAGTCCTGCTTGCTAACGGAAAACTTTGTCACATCGCCACGCAAAACAACGGTCCCGTTCGCGTTTTTACCCAAACAAACGATCAGACAAGATACCGGCGAGTCAAGCCAACCGAGGTGTTTACCAGTTTAAAAAACAGACGCAGAGTAGAGTTTGATTGGGGGGGCGGCTACCTATCGCAATCCTCACGAGTGGTTTCGAGCGAGCCTAACTAA
- a CDS encoding RagB/SusD family nutrient uptake outer membrane protein produces the protein MKPTYWTTGIVAIGLFFGCSTDNLDKVNPNQFTTETYFKNADELVKGVNSVYAIWQSANLTGREWFFVHDLRSDDVATGGGQLEAPRNQILIGAQNPGNGVAFSVWNGLYRAVHRANVVINKGTSVTDNPTLTKRAIAEAKFLRALSYFDLVTLWGGVPLYTEYVESTSGTKARATVDEIYNLLITDLQAIQADLPASFSGADLGRATKGAAQALLARVYMQKGDYANAKTQLQQIISSGLYKLTDEYNDNFIEETEFNSESIFEIGFSKIGDFNWDGDGNDGGANETMTRSQEYSAIGWRNLIPSDGLIGEFENTAKGDAKTDPRLKYNFYFIGDTYNNGANTLMESQVQGNTSNFNGTAQKISWRKYTAMYKNNETFYTSGINMRIIRYAEVLLMMAEAENETGSTANAIALLNQVRARKSVAMPAYPTTNYPVNSKDEVFRAIVHEKRVEQGGEQIRNRDLLRWRAQNKLKTEPISYFAKGKQELLPIPQQELDNNSKLSQKDQNPGY, from the coding sequence ATGAAACCTACATACTGGACTACAGGTATAGTGGCGATTGGATTGTTTTTTGGGTGTAGTACAGACAACCTCGACAAAGTCAATCCAAACCAGTTCACAACCGAAACTTATTTTAAAAACGCCGACGAACTCGTCAAGGGTGTCAATTCCGTTTACGCCATCTGGCAAAGCGCCAATTTGACGGGCCGTGAATGGTTTTTTGTCCATGATCTACGCTCGGACGACGTAGCAACGGGTGGTGGACAGCTGGAAGCGCCCCGCAACCAGATTCTGATTGGGGCTCAGAACCCCGGTAATGGCGTTGCCTTCTCCGTCTGGAATGGCCTTTACCGGGCCGTACACCGGGCCAACGTGGTCATCAATAAAGGGACCTCCGTTACGGATAATCCGACATTAACCAAGCGCGCCATTGCAGAGGCTAAATTTCTCCGTGCCTTGTCGTATTTCGATCTGGTGACGCTTTGGGGCGGGGTTCCGCTTTACACCGAATACGTCGAGAGTACCTCCGGAACGAAGGCAAGAGCAACGGTCGATGAGATCTATAATTTGCTCATCACCGACTTACAGGCTATTCAGGCCGATCTTCCTGCTAGCTTTAGCGGAGCCGATCTCGGTCGGGCAACGAAGGGAGCGGCTCAGGCACTGCTCGCCCGGGTGTACATGCAAAAAGGCGATTATGCCAATGCAAAAACCCAGCTTCAGCAGATCATTAGCTCAGGCTTGTATAAGCTGACCGACGAGTACAACGACAATTTCATTGAAGAGACGGAATTTAATTCGGAATCTATTTTTGAAATTGGGTTCTCTAAAATTGGCGACTTCAACTGGGATGGCGACGGCAATGATGGCGGAGCTAACGAAACGATGACGCGAAGCCAGGAGTACTCGGCCATTGGCTGGCGCAACCTGATTCCATCCGATGGCCTGATCGGCGAATTTGAAAACACCGCTAAAGGCGATGCTAAAACGGACCCCCGCTTGAAATACAATTTTTATTTCATTGGCGATACCTATAACAACGGCGCTAATACGCTGATGGAGTCGCAGGTGCAGGGCAACACGTCCAATTTCAACGGAACGGCGCAGAAGATAAGCTGGCGCAAGTACACGGCGATGTATAAAAACAACGAAACGTTCTATACGTCAGGAATCAATATGCGAATTATCCGTTACGCGGAGGTGCTGCTGATGATGGCTGAAGCCGAAAACGAAACGGGTAGCACAGCGAACGCTATTGCCTTGCTTAACCAGGTTCGGGCGCGTAAGAGCGTAGCCATGCCCGCCTATCCGACCACAAACTACCCGGTGAATAGCAAGGATGAAGTGTTCCGAGCGATTGTTCACGAGAAGCGGGTCGAACAGGGCGGTGAGCAAATCCGGAACCGCGACCTTTTGCGTTGGCGGGCTCAGAACAAGCTTAAAACCGAGCCTATTTCTTACTTCGCTAAAGGCAAGCAGGAGTTGCTACCGATTCCACAACAGGAGTTGGACAACAACAGTAAGCTCTCGCAAAAAGATCAGAATCCGGGCTATTAA
- a CDS encoding SusC/RagA family TonB-linked outer membrane protein, translating into MNKQLTVLGSLLLAGILPVRAQLLASSDRFAMYQSRSTDTRFITLRSALAELEQHYGVSFIYPTNLVDTKVQLVGRRSPNLETELTNLLTDKGLTYRKVQPNFYAIVWEKEKNHRFLNKIKQIESPAEVDQPSSPVNLPDRTLERLERSGWSMTSSQPLADISGRVIDKNGQGIPGVSVIVKGTSRGTTTNANGEYTLNAANNATLVFSFVGYASQEVAVANRSRVNITLQDDVKALSEVVVVGYGTQKRASVTGAISSVSAQEVTQLPVPSVEQAIQGRVPGVTVVANGSPGETPIVRIRGIGSINYAANPLYVIDGFPTSDLNNFDTRDIESVDVLKDASSAAIYGSRAANGVIIVTTKKGAADGKLHVNYDGYVGTQSTWRELDLLNRDEYIQYGTALRTNAGQPIPTRFANLNQPIYTGATQTYAQTDTDWQKAVFRSAPITQHSLQLSGGNERSRFYSSVGYFNQQGIMIGTGYKRGNFRINSDHTISKRFSFGQNLTISYDDKLNEVSAGGRTQVQNMIRMTPYMPIEDPNLLGGYRGPDGSDASDPQNPVRAALQDQSNTQRMKFLGSAYIDVKLIEGLTYRLRGGIDYVTARTYSFLPIYNESFNARALASLTDQRSTYVSPLISNQLSYEKTFGKHSINAVAVAERQGSRFLDINGTGQAASNDIRELNALISTSVGLSGTRSESVLISYLGRLNYEFAGKYLFGASFRRDGSSRFAPGNKWGNFPSVSAGWRISEEPFMKNIPTISELKVRASYGTMGFNGIGDYSWQVTVSQNTNSILGGNRAQGSYFDRLGNTDLRWEVTKMSNFGLDLGLLNNSITLSAEVYSRNTDGLILNQPIAPSIGYSQSPIVNVGSMRNNGFEAQLGYNKTKGAFRFNASGNISFISNKVLSLGPTISPLLNGSNADYGGFDITRTEAGQPIQYFYGWKVAGIFQTADEVRTAPSQPNAKPGDLRFVDANNDGVIDANDRINLGSFLPKFTYGLNLSANYLGFDASLFFQGVQGNKIYNGVKVLEQGMLRLFNAGTDVLRAWTPTNTNTDVPRAVDGDPNANSRTSDRFIEDGSYLRLKNFSLGYSIPAAALQSFSRGTVSRARVYVAATNLLTFTKYTGYDPEVGSRTSNANPTLTNGIDYGQFPQARTFMVGLQLGF; encoded by the coding sequence ATGAATAAACAACTAACTGTCCTCGGATCGTTGTTGCTGGCCGGGATCTTGCCAGTACGTGCCCAATTACTGGCCTCCAGCGACCGATTTGCTATGTATCAGAGCAGAAGCACTGATACTCGTTTTATTACACTCCGAAGCGCCCTGGCTGAATTAGAGCAGCACTACGGAGTTTCGTTTATCTATCCGACCAATCTGGTTGACACAAAAGTTCAGCTGGTGGGCCGTCGAAGCCCAAATCTGGAAACCGAACTCACTAACCTACTAACGGATAAGGGGCTGACGTATCGCAAGGTCCAGCCTAACTTTTACGCCATCGTATGGGAGAAAGAGAAAAATCACCGGTTTCTCAACAAAATCAAACAAATCGAGAGTCCAGCTGAGGTCGATCAGCCATCGTCACCCGTGAACCTGCCCGACCGCACCCTTGAACGATTAGAGCGTAGCGGCTGGTCGATGACATCGAGCCAACCACTGGCCGACATCAGTGGCCGGGTCATCGACAAAAACGGACAGGGAATACCCGGGGTCAGTGTCATCGTGAAAGGAACTAGCCGGGGGACGACAACGAACGCCAATGGCGAGTACACCCTGAACGCAGCCAACAATGCGACACTCGTATTTAGCTTTGTCGGTTATGCATCGCAGGAAGTGGCGGTAGCTAACCGCAGCCGGGTCAACATAACGCTACAGGATGATGTTAAAGCGCTCAGCGAAGTTGTCGTCGTTGGCTACGGCACGCAAAAGCGGGCTTCCGTCACGGGCGCGATTTCGTCCGTGTCAGCGCAGGAAGTTACCCAGCTACCCGTGCCGAGTGTCGAGCAGGCAATTCAGGGCCGCGTACCAGGCGTAACGGTGGTAGCCAACGGATCGCCGGGAGAAACACCCATTGTCCGCATCCGGGGGATAGGCTCGATCAACTACGCAGCTAATCCGCTGTATGTCATTGACGGATTTCCTACCAGTGATCTAAACAATTTCGACACGCGCGATATCGAGTCGGTTGATGTACTGAAAGACGCATCGTCGGCAGCCATCTACGGATCGCGGGCCGCTAACGGCGTTATCATTGTTACAACGAAAAAAGGAGCCGCTGACGGAAAACTACACGTCAATTACGATGGCTACGTAGGTACGCAGAGTACCTGGCGCGAACTGGACCTGCTCAACCGCGACGAGTACATCCAATACGGTACGGCATTGCGTACAAACGCGGGCCAGCCAATTCCTACCCGATTCGCGAACCTGAACCAGCCTATTTATACCGGTGCAACGCAGACTTACGCGCAAACGGATACCGATTGGCAGAAAGCTGTGTTTCGCAGTGCTCCGATTACACAACATAGCCTTCAGCTATCGGGTGGTAATGAACGGTCACGGTTTTACTCATCCGTCGGTTATTTCAACCAGCAGGGTATTATGATCGGTACGGGATACAAACGGGGCAATTTTCGCATCAACTCCGACCATACCATCAGCAAGCGCTTTTCGTTCGGTCAGAACCTGACCATCTCCTACGATGACAAGCTGAATGAAGTAAGCGCTGGTGGCCGGACGCAGGTGCAGAATATGATCCGGATGACACCTTACATGCCGATTGAAGATCCGAATCTGCTGGGCGGATACCGGGGTCCCGACGGGTCCGATGCATCGGACCCACAGAACCCGGTTCGGGCCGCGTTGCAGGATCAAAGCAACACCCAACGGATGAAATTTCTGGGAAGCGCTTATATCGACGTGAAGCTTATCGAAGGACTGACCTACCGGCTACGGGGTGGTATCGACTACGTAACCGCCCGGACGTATTCCTTCTTGCCGATCTATAATGAAAGCTTTAACGCCCGGGCGCTGGCCAGTTTGACCGACCAACGCTCAACGTATGTATCACCACTGATCTCGAACCAGCTGAGCTACGAAAAAACATTTGGCAAGCATAGCATCAACGCCGTAGCTGTCGCCGAACGGCAAGGCAGCCGGTTCCTCGATATTAATGGTACGGGGCAGGCAGCGTCGAACGACATTCGCGAATTGAATGCCCTGATCAGTACCAGCGTGGGTTTGAGCGGAACCCGTTCTGAAAGCGTACTCATCTCTTACCTGGGCCGACTCAATTACGAATTTGCTGGTAAATACCTGTTTGGTGCGTCGTTCCGGCGGGATGGTTCATCGCGGTTTGCGCCGGGCAACAAGTGGGGCAACTTCCCATCTGTTTCGGCAGGATGGCGCATCAGCGAAGAACCGTTCATGAAAAATATACCGACCATTTCGGAGTTAAAAGTGCGGGCTAGCTACGGCACAATGGGCTTTAACGGCATCGGTGATTACTCGTGGCAGGTAACCGTATCGCAGAACACCAACTCGATTCTAGGTGGTAACCGGGCGCAGGGATCTTATTTCGACCGACTGGGCAACACCGACCTGCGCTGGGAGGTGACTAAGATGAGCAACTTCGGATTGGATCTGGGCTTGTTGAACAACAGCATTACCTTATCAGCCGAGGTGTACAGCCGCAACACGGACGGACTGATTCTGAACCAACCGATTGCGCCATCCATCGGCTATTCACAATCACCGATTGTGAACGTGGGTAGCATGCGAAACAACGGCTTCGAAGCACAACTGGGCTATAACAAAACCAAAGGTGCTTTCCGGTTCAACGCGTCGGGTAACATCAGTTTCATAAGCAACAAAGTCCTAAGTCTGGGACCAACGATTTCACCGCTGCTCAACGGCTCCAACGCCGATTACGGTGGATTCGACATTACGCGTACCGAAGCGGGTCAGCCAATTCAGTATTTCTACGGCTGGAAAGTAGCGGGTATTTTCCAGACAGCGGATGAGGTTAGAACGGCTCCTTCGCAACCCAACGCGAAGCCGGGTGATCTTCGGTTCGTGGATGCCAACAACGACGGTGTGATCGACGCGAATGACCGGATCAATCTGGGTAGCTTTTTGCCGAAATTCACTTATGGATTAAACCTGAGCGCCAATTATCTGGGCTTCGATGCGTCGCTCTTTTTCCAGGGAGTTCAGGGCAATAAAATCTACAACGGTGTAAAAGTGCTTGAGCAAGGAATGCTGCGGTTGTTCAATGCCGGAACCGATGTACTTCGGGCCTGGACCCCAACAAACACCAACACCGACGTTCCCCGCGCTGTTGACGGCGATCCGAACGCGAACTCCCGCACCTCGGACCGCTTTATCGAAGATGGTTCGTACCTGCGCCTGAAGAATTTCAGCCTTGGCTATTCCATACCAGCCGCAGCCTTGCAATCGTTCTCACGCGGTACGGTCAGCCGGGCGCGGGTTTACGTCGCAGCGACGAATCTGCTGACGTTTACGAAGTACACGGGTTACGACCCAGAAGTCGGATCACGCACCAGCAACGCCAACCCGACATTAACAAACGGTATCGATTACGGTCAGTTTCCGCAGGCACGCACCTTTATGGTCGGCTTACAACTTGGCTTTTAA
- a CDS encoding FecR family protein — protein MNEALLEQYFANRVTADEAKQVLAWFDTEAGQSYLVRRLNNQFSNADWHAPPTIPVPDADQMLSTIRHRLAAASTEHRPVIRRINWLRQPMQWAAIFVGSLLLATAAFFGYRQLYPADLFQQTAFGKTTRFTLSDGSLVTLNGNSSLRYAPHWKSGQTREVWLNGEGFFQVTHKSNHERFIVHLPNKLNVEVLGTQFNVLARESRAKVVLNTGKIQLDVGNPRQNKLVMKPGDLIYTDVKTKEYYRKRVDAAAQSAWQTGKLKFEGTSLQEVAQMLKDTYGATVLIADPDLQRQTLSGTIPNQSMQTILNGLSTVFDLRITQQKNRIIIQRTNLSQHE, from the coding sequence ATGAATGAAGCGCTACTTGAGCAGTATTTCGCCAATCGGGTAACGGCCGACGAAGCGAAACAGGTGCTGGCCTGGTTTGACACCGAGGCCGGGCAGTCCTATCTGGTTCGGCGGCTCAACAATCAGTTCAGCAACGCGGACTGGCACGCCCCTCCCACTATTCCGGTACCCGATGCGGACCAGATGCTGAGTACAATTCGGCATCGATTGGCCGCTGCCTCGACCGAGCATAGACCGGTAATCCGACGAATAAACTGGCTCCGTCAACCCATGCAATGGGCCGCGATTTTCGTTGGTTCTTTGCTACTGGCAACAGCTGCTTTCTTTGGTTACCGGCAACTATATCCCGCTGACTTGTTCCAGCAAACCGCGTTCGGCAAAACAACTCGCTTTACGCTATCAGATGGTTCGCTTGTAACGCTTAATGGCAACAGTAGCCTACGGTATGCACCTCACTGGAAAAGCGGTCAAACGCGCGAAGTCTGGCTCAATGGCGAAGGCTTTTTTCAGGTCACCCATAAGTCAAATCACGAGCGCTTTATTGTCCATCTACCAAATAAGCTGAACGTTGAAGTACTCGGTACGCAATTCAACGTACTAGCCCGCGAAAGCCGGGCAAAAGTGGTACTAAACACCGGAAAAATTCAGCTCGATGTAGGCAATCCCAGGCAGAATAAACTGGTCATGAAACCGGGCGACTTGATTTATACGGACGTCAAAACAAAGGAGTATTACCGCAAACGGGTTGACGCAGCGGCTCAATCGGCTTGGCAAACGGGGAAGCTAAAGTTCGAGGGAACCAGCTTGCAGGAAGTAGCCCAGATGCTCAAAGACACCTATGGAGCGACGGTACTGATTGCCGATCCGGACCTACAGCGTCAGACCTTGTCCGGAACGATTCCTAACCAGTCGATGCAAACCATTTTGAATGGATTATCAACAGTATTCGACCTGCGCATTACTCAACAAAAAAATCGGATTATTATTCAGCGAACCAACCTATCCCAACATGAATAA
- a CDS encoding RNA polymerase sigma factor, whose translation MELTDTELTLRLKQHDEAAFETLFRRYYHFLYSIAIQYVKDPALAKDALQDVYLKLWINREHLDPSQSVRNYLSTAMRHQMINTIRDEKRAILRHLSHQATRPDVDTSTEETLTLSEYGSVVLAGLRQLSAQRRQVFILRSEKGLTNEEVASQLQISSNTAKVQYYHACRFLRDYLRQHAGIEAMITWLAVFIN comes from the coding sequence ATGGAACTGACGGATACGGAATTAACGCTTCGCTTGAAACAGCATGACGAGGCTGCGTTCGAAACTTTGTTTCGGCGATATTACCATTTTCTATACAGTATAGCTATACAGTACGTAAAAGACCCGGCCCTGGCGAAAGACGCACTTCAGGACGTTTACCTGAAATTATGGATAAACCGGGAGCATTTAGATCCCTCTCAATCGGTAAGAAACTATCTCTCAACAGCTATGCGTCATCAAATGATTAATACGATTCGTGACGAAAAACGGGCTATTCTACGGCATCTCAGTCATCAGGCCACCCGACCCGATGTGGATACTTCGACGGAAGAGACGTTGACGCTGAGCGAATACGGATCGGTAGTGCTGGCGGGCTTACGACAACTTTCGGCGCAACGGCGACAAGTATTTATCCTACGCTCCGAAAAAGGACTGACCAACGAGGAAGTAGCCTCTCAACTGCAAATCTCTAGCAACACAGCCAAAGTGCAGTATTATCACGCCTGCCGATTTCTGCGCGATTATTTACGACAACACGCCGGAATTGAAGCTATGATCACATGGCTGGCTGTTTTTATCAATTAA